The Sorangiineae bacterium MSr11954 DNA segment GCCGGCCCGGTCGATGAGCTCGAGCACCAGCGGCAATAGATCGACGCGCTTGCCATCGACCTCGACGCCCAGCTCCAGACTGAACCAGTCGGGCAGCTCGTCGTCGCACGGCTCGATGGCGGCGAACCACGGGGTCTGCGGGTCGACGACCTGGAACGGGTAGTCCTTGTCGATCTCGACCCGAAAGCCCTGCGCGCGCAGCTTGGGAACGGCATGTGCCGTGAAGGCACAGTAGGAGTGGTCGTCGCCGAAGGCTCGCACGATGAAGTCGGCTTGGCAATCCATCGGCGGCTCGATGTCGTCGACGCACTGGATGTCGACGGCACCAAGGCGCTCGATCGCGTGCCGAGCCCGTTGCTCGCCGGCCCGGTCCCGCTCCGGCTCCCCATCCTTGCTGTCATGACCACAGTAGTCGAATGTAAGGGTGATGAGCGGCATCGGGATCTCCTCGTACGAGCACCCGAGCCCTTCCATGCGAGTCACCATCACCGATTCCGCGTGGAGCCTGGCCACGGGAATGAACGCCGAAGAAATCACGATTCCTTTTGATCAGATTTGTGAAGGGAATGCGAGAAGGTTCTGCCCCTGGCATGCTCGGCGAAGGTTCCGCCCATTGCCAAATTTTTCGATGGACACTACCGAATTGGTCGCCAGCCTATCCATATCTGGCCGTGTGTGTCCATCATGTCGATACCGCTCTCCGCCCTCGATCTAGTCCCCCTGGCTCGCGGCAGTACCAGCCATGAAAGCGTCAAGGCGTCGGTCGAGCTCGCGCGCACCGTGGAACGCTGCGGTTACGTGCGACTCTGGTACGCGGAGCACCACAACATGCCGGGCATCGCCACCACGACGCCCGAGATCCTCATCACCCACGTGGCGCTCTCCACCTCGCGCATCCGCCTGGGCGCGGGCGGCGTGATGCTGCCGAACCACTCCCCGCTGAAGGTGGCCGAGTCCTACCGATTGCTCGAGGCCATGCACCCCGGGCGAATCGATCTGGGCATCGGGCGCGCCCCCGGCACCGATACCCTGACGGCCCTGGCGCTCCGGCGTTCGCGCCAGGCCCTGGTGGTCGATGATTTTCGCGAGCAGCTGGGCGAGCTCATGGGCTTTGGCGAGGGCGCGCTGCCGGCGACCCACCCCTTCGCCTCGATCCGCGCCATGCCCGACGACGTGAGCTTGCCGCCCATTTGGCTCCTCGGCTCGAGCTCGTACAGCGCGAAGCTGGCCGCCGAGCTGGGGCTCGGATTTGCCTTCGCCGGCCACTTCAGCCCCGATCCGCCCGAGGAGCCGATGCGCATCTACCGCGAACGGTTCCAGCCGGGCGCCCTCGATCGTCCATACTCCATCCTCGCCCTCTCCGTCTTTTGTGCCGACACGGAGCTGGAGGCGACCCGCATGGCCTCCTCGGTGCTCGTCTCGTTCGCCCAGCTGCGCGCCGGCCGCCCGGGCCGGCTGCTCAGCCCCGATGACGCGCTCGCTCATGGTTTCACGCGCGAAGAAGAGGCCGCGGTGGCCTACTACCGGCGAAACCAGATCGTGGGCACCCCCGACCAGGTTCGCCCGCGCATCCAAGCCGCCGCGGAGAGCACGGCGGCGGACGAGATCATGGTGGCCACCCACGCCTTCGACCCTGCGGCGCGCCGGCGCTCGTACGAGCTTACGGCGCAGGCGCTGGGCTGATGGGGTCGAGCGTTCAGGCCTCGGCCTTTTTTTCGAAGTATTGAAGGTCGATGAAGAGGCTGGCGGCGAGCACCAGGGCGCGCTCGGGGGGTGAGAGCTCGGGTTGGTAGTCGACGCGGAAAGTGTCGGCGTCGGTGAAGAGCTCGCGAACCACGCCGCCCCACTTCTTGGCGATGACCGCCACCTGCCTTCCGGCGCGCTCGAACGGGAAGGTCCACATGCGCCAAAAGGGCGAGCTCACGGTAAAGAGCAGGTTGCCCGCGGGGTCGAGCACGTCGAAGCGTTTGCTGAAGAGCGCAAAGCGCTGCTGAATCGCGCCGAGGAGGTTGCCGCTGGCGTCGAAGACCTCCAGGCGCTGAAAGAAGAAGCGGAACGGGTGCACCGCGCGCAGCACCGGGTTTCGGTACATGTCGAACACGTGGATCTCGAAGGTGCGCCAGTGGCCGAAGAACTGCCGCGCCAGCACGGCGCCAAACCCTTTGCCCGACTCGGCCGCGTACAGCACGGGGTGCCCTTCTGCGGTGAGCACTTCGTACTTGTTGCGTGACTCGTAACCAAAGAACTCCCCGAGCTCGCGCCTCTGACGAACGAGCAACGCGGGGTAGGCGGCAAGCGGACCGATGTTCGACATGCCTCGCAATGTGGATCGCTCGGTCGATTTGCGCCAGGGGCGCGCATCCCGTGATCCCCGCGCGGCGGGTGCCCTCGCCGTTGCGGCTGTTCGCCGCCGGGATATGCGGGTAAAAACCGCGTTCGAATGGAAGCCCGCCCGCGATCGAAAAACGACGTTC contains these protein-coding regions:
- a CDS encoding LLM class flavin-dependent oxidoreductase, which codes for MSIPLSALDLVPLARGSTSHESVKASVELARTVERCGYVRLWYAEHHNMPGIATTTPEILITHVALSTSRIRLGAGGVMLPNHSPLKVAESYRLLEAMHPGRIDLGIGRAPGTDTLTALALRRSRQALVVDDFREQLGELMGFGEGALPATHPFASIRAMPDDVSLPPIWLLGSSSYSAKLAAELGLGFAFAGHFSPDPPEEPMRIYRERFQPGALDRPYSILALSVFCADTELEATRMASSVLVSFAQLRAGRPGRLLSPDDALAHGFTREEEAAVAYYRRNQIVGTPDQVRPRIQAAAESTAADEIMVATHAFDPAARRRSYELTAQALG